A part of Gramella sp. MAR_2010_147 genomic DNA contains:
- a CDS encoding COX15/CtaA family protein has translation MYRKSVKISLILVYLVIIAGAVVRMTGSGMGCPDWPKCFGYYIPPTEKSELEFQPDRKYEKGQVIIVDESLKVAAKDFTSGINYQASNWENYEKHDYAIFNPTHTWVEYINRLAGALAGFAVLIMAFLSFRRKNKKHKTQIRFLSVLSVFLMGFQAWLGATVVYSVLAPVKITIHMVMALVIVAVLIYLLKISSERKSQQFKTKTFQSLLILAVIMTLIQVVLGTQVRQFVDEQVRSLGYEAKNIWLANPDITFYIHRSFSILVFVINALLWWKNRKLNLRLNRINIVMVLILLEVATGIAMYNFDFPFLSQPLHLVIATLLFGFQFYLLMESMNAPQAELRKSCS, from the coding sequence ATGTATCGTAAATCCGTAAAAATATCGCTCATTCTAGTTTATCTCGTTATTATTGCCGGAGCGGTGGTTAGAATGACAGGCTCCGGAATGGGTTGCCCGGACTGGCCTAAATGCTTTGGATACTACATCCCTCCTACCGAAAAATCTGAACTCGAATTTCAGCCAGATCGAAAGTATGAAAAAGGACAGGTGATCATTGTAGATGAAAGCCTTAAAGTAGCTGCAAAAGATTTCACTTCAGGAATTAATTATCAAGCTTCAAACTGGGAAAATTACGAAAAACATGATTACGCTATTTTTAATCCCACGCATACCTGGGTGGAATATATCAACAGACTCGCAGGAGCATTGGCGGGATTTGCGGTTTTGATCATGGCCTTTCTCTCTTTCCGGAGAAAAAATAAAAAACACAAAACACAAATTCGATTTTTATCTGTGCTTTCGGTATTTTTAATGGGATTTCAGGCCTGGCTTGGAGCAACGGTGGTATATTCGGTGTTGGCACCTGTTAAGATCACCATCCATATGGTGATGGCTCTGGTGATCGTTGCTGTCTTAATTTATTTACTTAAAATTTCTTCGGAAAGAAAATCTCAACAGTTTAAGACTAAAACCTTTCAGAGTTTACTCATTCTGGCGGTGATCATGACGCTTATCCAAGTAGTTCTGGGAACACAGGTAAGACAGTTTGTAGATGAACAGGTTCGGAGTTTAGGATATGAAGCAAAAAATATATGGTTAGCAAATCCTGACATCACTTTCTATATTCATCGCTCATTTTCCATATTAGTATTTGTTATCAACGCACTATTATGGTGGAAGAATAGAAAATTAAATCTTCGGCTCAACCGTATTAATATAGTAATGGTACTTATCCTCCTGGAAGTAGCAACCGGTATTGCCATGTATAATTTCGATTTTCCATTTTTATCACAACCGCTTCATCTGGTGATCGCCACGTTGTTATTTGGGTTTCAGTTTTATCTGTTAATGGAAAGTATGAATGCACCACAAGCCGAATTACGTAAAAGCTGCTCTTAA
- a CDS encoding HD domain-containing protein: MPKYHNYSKALNHKIFRIISEAAEDLSVDAYVIGGFVRDHILERGEPKDIDIVAVGSGIELAEKVSEKLPNKPKVQVFKNFGTAMLRSEDMEIEFVGARKESYRKDSRKPIVEDGTLEDDQNRRDFTINALALKLNKDGFGDLLDPFNGYEDLQRKIIKTPLDPDITYSDDPLRMYRAIRFAAQLNFMIETDSLKAIKANRDRIKIISKERIVDELNKIMLSDKPSKGFALLYKTGLLKKILPELTALAGIDEVEGQTHKDNFWHTLEVVDNISENTDDLWLRWAALLHDIGKAPTKKFHKKIGWTFHGHEFVGAKMVYKLFKRLRLPLNEKMKFVQKMVLMSSRPIAIADDHVTDSAVRRLIFDAGDNIEDLMTLCEADITTKNPKRFKKYHNNFKLVRKKIQEVEERDHVRNFQPPVSGEEIMQTFGIKPSREVGLIKDAIKEAILEGDIPNEYEAAREFMLKKGTKLGLEVRS, translated from the coding sequence ATGCCGAAATACCACAATTACAGTAAAGCTTTAAACCATAAAATTTTCAGAATAATTTCAGAAGCTGCGGAAGATCTTTCTGTAGATGCCTATGTAATTGGCGGCTTTGTTCGCGATCATATTCTGGAACGCGGAGAACCTAAAGATATTGATATTGTGGCTGTTGGAAGTGGAATTGAACTTGCTGAAAAAGTTTCTGAAAAGCTTCCGAATAAACCAAAAGTTCAGGTTTTTAAAAATTTCGGCACTGCCATGCTACGTTCAGAAGACATGGAAATTGAATTTGTAGGCGCCAGGAAAGAAAGTTATCGTAAAGACAGTCGCAAACCTATTGTTGAGGATGGTACGCTGGAAGACGATCAAAATCGAAGGGATTTCACGATCAATGCCCTTGCTCTTAAACTGAATAAAGATGGTTTCGGAGATCTTCTGGATCCTTTTAACGGCTATGAGGATCTTCAAAGAAAGATCATCAAAACTCCGCTGGATCCCGATATTACGTATTCTGACGATCCGCTTAGAATGTATCGCGCTATTCGATTTGCTGCTCAGCTTAACTTTATGATCGAGACAGATTCTTTAAAAGCGATCAAAGCCAATAGAGATAGAATTAAGATCATTTCTAAAGAGCGTATTGTAGATGAGCTAAATAAAATTATGCTTAGCGATAAGCCTTCTAAAGGTTTTGCGCTTCTGTATAAAACTGGCTTGCTGAAGAAAATACTACCGGAGCTAACAGCACTGGCAGGAATTGATGAAGTTGAAGGCCAAACCCACAAAGATAATTTCTGGCACACCCTGGAAGTAGTAGATAATATTTCAGAAAATACCGATGATCTTTGGTTAAGATGGGCAGCACTGCTTCATGATATTGGAAAAGCACCTACTAAGAAATTCCATAAAAAAATTGGCTGGACCTTCCACGGACATGAATTCGTAGGAGCAAAAATGGTATATAAACTCTTTAAGCGATTGCGATTACCTCTGAATGAAAAAATGAAATTCGTTCAGAAAATGGTTTTGATGAGTTCCAGACCTATAGCCATTGCAGATGATCATGTAACAGATTCTGCCGTGCGTAGATTAATATTTGATGCCGGAGACAATATCGAAGATCTTATGACACTTTGCGAGGCAGATATTACTACCAAAAATCCAAAGCGATTTAAAAAATACCATAATAACTTCAAGCTGGTAAGAAAAAAGATTCAGGAAGTAGAAGAACGCGACCATGTAAGGAATTTTCAGCCACCGGTTAGTGGTGAAGAGATCATGCAAACTTTCGGTATTAAACCCAGCCGGGAAGTGGGACTTATAAAAGATGCTATCAAAGAAGCGATTCTTGAAGGTGACATTCCCAATGAATATGAAGCTGCCCGAGAATTTATGCTGAAAAAAGGCACTAAATTGGGGCTGGAGGTTAGAAGCTAG
- a CDS encoding L-threonylcarbamoyladenylate synthase — protein sequence MERIEQEVRNCIDVLKKGGIILYPTDTVWGIGCDATNANAVDKVFQLKKREESKALICLVSNFKMLEQYVEDVPETAYDILKYAKKPTTVIYDKPVHIAENLVGDDDSLGIRVVRDTFCSDLIKKLKRPLVSTSANVSGQPTPQSFDQITPQILKGVDYVVNLQRSKKSPRPSAIIKLSNDGLVKVIRK from the coding sequence ATGGAAAGAATTGAACAAGAAGTTAGAAATTGCATAGACGTCCTGAAAAAAGGAGGAATTATACTCTATCCTACCGATACGGTGTGGGGAATAGGCTGTGATGCCACAAATGCCAATGCAGTAGATAAGGTGTTTCAACTTAAAAAAAGAGAAGAATCCAAGGCATTAATTTGCCTGGTTTCTAATTTTAAAATGCTGGAGCAGTATGTAGAAGATGTTCCGGAAACCGCTTACGATATTCTAAAATATGCTAAAAAACCTACTACTGTCATTTACGACAAACCTGTGCACATTGCAGAAAACTTAGTAGGCGATGACGATTCCCTTGGAATTCGTGTGGTAAGGGATACTTTTTGTTCTGATTTGATCAAAAAACTTAAAAGGCCTTTAGTTTCTACTTCAGCCAATGTGAGCGGACAACCAACGCCACAATCCTTCGATCAAATTACGCCACAAATTTTAAAAGGTGTGGACTATGTAGTAAATTTGCAGCGTTCAAAAAAATCACCAAGACCTTCCGCAATTATCAAGTTAAGCAACGATGGTTTGGTGAAAGTGATACGCAAATAA
- a CDS encoding glycosyltransferase family 4 protein: MKILHLSAAKNWGGGENHIENLCNELKFLDKTVTNVILCVKDASFHQKIKNKDLIVETAPMLIKLDLRYTAKILSVCKKHGIDLIHIHDSTALTFAVMATKLGTLPPFVLSKKTSFPIKDRPRTLYKYNHPQIQKILCVSEETKMIASNSVADSSKLATVYHGTTLEKATNVQFDLRSELKIPEDRIIVGSIANHIRAKNLKTWVDLVNEVINNRDEKKFHFVQIGSFTDRSQDYLKRISDKNLKDHVSFMGFIPNASGLIPQFDISLLTSQSEGVPQFIYESFYYKIPVVSTNVGGIPEIIEDGVNGMLSNPYEAESLADKLIALSNDEIKMKEFTELSHHKLINNFTTRKMAEQTLAEYKKVLYGKN, from the coding sequence ATGAAGATCTTACATCTATCTGCTGCAAAAAACTGGGGTGGTGGCGAAAACCACATTGAAAATCTATGCAATGAACTTAAATTCCTTGATAAGACTGTAACTAATGTTATTCTCTGCGTAAAGGATGCATCTTTTCATCAAAAAATAAAGAATAAAGATCTGATAGTAGAGACAGCTCCAATGCTCATAAAATTAGATCTCAGATACACGGCAAAGATCCTTTCTGTTTGTAAAAAACATGGAATAGACCTAATTCACATACATGATTCTACAGCGCTTACATTTGCCGTAATGGCAACGAAACTGGGAACACTTCCGCCATTCGTGTTGAGCAAGAAGACTTCATTTCCAATTAAAGACAGACCTAGAACTTTGTATAAATATAATCATCCACAGATCCAGAAAATTTTATGTGTTTCCGAAGAAACTAAGATGATCGCTTCCAATAGTGTTGCAGATTCATCGAAACTAGCCACCGTATACCACGGAACTACACTGGAAAAAGCTACAAATGTTCAATTTGATTTAAGATCTGAATTAAAAATTCCGGAAGATCGAATCATTGTAGGCAGTATTGCGAACCACATCAGGGCTAAGAATCTAAAAACCTGGGTAGACCTTGTAAATGAAGTGATTAATAATAGAGACGAAAAGAAATTTCATTTTGTTCAAATAGGGAGTTTCACAGACAGATCCCAGGACTACCTCAAAAGAATTAGTGACAAGAACCTGAAAGATCATGTGAGTTTTATGGGCTTTATCCCCAATGCTTCAGGACTCATTCCACAATTCGACATTTCTCTTCTGACTTCCCAGAGCGAAGGAGTCCCTCAATTTATTTACGAAAGTTTTTATTATAAAATTCCGGTAGTAAGCACTAATGTAGGAGGAATTCCCGAAATTATAGAGGATGGAGTAAATGGCATGTTAAGCAATCCTTATGAAGCTGAAAGTTTAGCAGATAAATTGATAGCTTTGTCCAATGATGAAATAAAGATGAAAGAATTCACTGAGTTATCTCATCATAAGCTTATCAATAATTTTACGACCAGAAAAATGGCTGAGCAAACCTTAGCTGAATATAAAAAAGTGCTTTATGGAAAGAATTGA
- a CDS encoding glycosyltransferase family 1 protein has product MQKKPQIFLESHHLKNQCTGFGQFNYWLIKKLSEQNTDYKLIANVKNRSYLKDFEEVSFHKYYPFTRYKQFYNRKKYDLWHSLNQNTKIEPQRELPYLLTIHDVILMEQNEVERSDKSWIHINDKISRSHAISYISKYAKETTNKYFDIPENVKQEVIYNGNPVQAINPIKNLNVSIDSSKPFLFSIGQFMERKNFHVLVAMIEKLKNFNLVLAGNKDKAYGEFVQQEIEKHHLQNRIFLVGKISEEEKHYYLQNCAAFVFPSLFEGFGLPPIEAMAYGKPVFLAKKTSLPEIGGDEAFYWDRFEPEYMADIFEKGMSRFEENKTDYQNNLKKRANSFDWNHTAAKYLKLYDQILRNT; this is encoded by the coding sequence ATGCAAAAAAAGCCACAGATTTTTCTTGAATCTCATCATCTAAAAAATCAGTGTACCGGTTTTGGTCAGTTCAACTACTGGTTAATTAAAAAACTTTCAGAACAAAATACTGATTATAAGCTGATCGCGAATGTTAAAAATCGCAGTTATCTAAAAGATTTCGAGGAGGTTTCTTTTCATAAATACTACCCTTTTACTCGCTATAAGCAATTTTATAACAGAAAAAAATATGATCTCTGGCATTCGCTAAACCAAAATACTAAAATAGAGCCTCAGCGCGAACTACCCTACCTTCTCACGATTCATGATGTAATTCTCATGGAACAAAACGAAGTAGAAAGATCTGATAAAAGCTGGATCCATATCAATGATAAAATAAGCCGGTCTCATGCGATCAGCTATATTTCAAAATACGCAAAGGAAACCACGAACAAATATTTTGACATTCCTGAAAATGTTAAACAGGAAGTTATTTATAATGGTAATCCCGTCCAGGCGATAAATCCTATAAAAAACCTGAATGTTTCTATTGATTCGTCAAAACCTTTTTTGTTCAGCATAGGCCAGTTTATGGAAAGGAAGAATTTTCATGTTCTGGTGGCCATGATAGAGAAATTGAAAAATTTTAATCTCGTACTGGCAGGGAATAAAGACAAAGCTTACGGTGAATTTGTACAACAGGAAATTGAAAAGCATCATTTACAGAATAGAATTTTTCTTGTAGGTAAGATTTCAGAAGAGGAAAAACATTATTATTTGCAAAATTGTGCTGCATTTGTATTCCCTTCGCTTTTTGAAGGTTTTGGATTGCCTCCTATTGAAGCAATGGCTTATGGAAAACCGGTTTTTCTGGCAAAAAAAACATCGCTCCCAGAGATAGGTGGGGACGAAGCATTTTATTGGGACAGGTTTGAGCCAGAGTATATGGCAGATATTTTCGAAAAAGGAATGAGTCGTTTTGAAGAAAATAAAACTGACTACCAAAACAATTTAAAAAAGCGCGCAAATTCTTTTGACTGGAACCATACAGCCGCAAAGTATTTAAAATTGTACGATCAGATTCTCAGGAATACCTAA
- a CDS encoding lipopolysaccharide kinase InaA family protein: MQIHFAPKFEPLRSEILDFLESFNSKGETIKDSRNKLKIFELNSELYNVKSFRVPNAVNKIVYRFFRKSKAQRSFEYANILIQKNMGTPEPVAYLEEHRGLSFGSSYYISRHLNYDLTYRELVTEPDYQDHENILRAFTRFTFELHEKQIQFLDHSPGNTLIQKNGQDYQFFLVDLNRMNFKELSFEERMLNFSRLTPKKEMVEVMADEYSKLIVKPKEEVFEKMWHYTNQFQEKFRRKKELKNKLKFWKN; the protein is encoded by the coding sequence ATGCAAATACATTTCGCACCGAAATTTGAACCTCTTAGAAGTGAAATTCTTGATTTCCTGGAGAGTTTTAATTCCAAAGGAGAAACCATTAAAGACAGTCGGAATAAACTGAAGATCTTTGAGCTCAATAGCGAATTGTACAATGTAAAGTCTTTTAGGGTACCAAACGCAGTTAATAAAATTGTGTATCGATTCTTTAGAAAATCTAAGGCACAGAGATCTTTTGAGTATGCCAACATTCTTATACAGAAAAACATGGGCACTCCTGAACCTGTGGCTTATTTGGAAGAACACCGAGGCTTAAGTTTTGGTAGTAGTTATTATATAAGCAGACATTTAAATTATGATCTTACCTATCGCGAACTGGTAACAGAGCCAGATTATCAGGATCACGAAAATATTTTGAGAGCTTTTACTCGATTTACTTTTGAACTTCACGAAAAGCAAATCCAGTTTCTGGATCATTCTCCCGGGAACACACTTATTCAAAAGAACGGGCAGGATTACCAGTTTTTTCTGGTGGACCTGAACCGAATGAATTTTAAGGAATTGTCTTTTGAAGAACGAATGCTGAATTTTTCACGTCTTACACCAAAGAAAGAAATGGTTGAGGTGATGGCCGACGAATATTCAAAATTAATAGTAAAACCTAAAGAAGAAGTCTTTGAGAAAATGTGGCATTATACGAATCAGTTTCAGGAGAAATTTAGAAGAAAAAAGGAACTAAAAAATAAACTTAAATTCTGGAAAAATTAA
- a CDS encoding CDP-glycerol glycerophosphotransferase family protein yields the protein MNYRFLIYINHSYGLPIGLPLQKEINRLGYPVKWFCGMEAPKKHFPENGELIENIQDAVAYEPHIVFAITDTVPDFISGLKVQVFHGFPANKRKGTDQFTIRGFFDLYCTQGPSSTIPFKKQQQKHQNFEVIETGWPKMDPLFPLEPTLNEKPVILISSTFTKQYSLALKEEVVAEIERLSKTGKYQFMAVLHPKLQAETVAKFKSLENENFKFYDTTDLIPLFKKADIMFSDTTSAIIEFLVQRKPVVTFINNMPGPYVIDIDKVQDIETSIDHALTRPKKLMEEIEKFAEFSHPFKDGRSSERVIQASIDLLHTDKSYLKKKPLNLIRRYKIRKQLNYFSLKSYRKAPYLQKKN from the coding sequence ATGAATTATAGATTTTTAATATATATCAACCATAGTTACGGACTGCCCATAGGATTGCCGCTTCAGAAAGAAATAAACCGACTAGGATATCCAGTAAAGTGGTTTTGTGGGATGGAAGCTCCAAAAAAGCATTTTCCGGAGAATGGAGAGTTAATAGAAAACATACAGGATGCCGTGGCCTACGAGCCACATATTGTCTTTGCTATTACCGATACCGTCCCAGATTTTATTTCCGGTTTAAAAGTTCAGGTGTTTCATGGCTTTCCCGCCAATAAAAGAAAGGGAACCGATCAATTCACCATTAGAGGCTTTTTTGATCTCTACTGTACGCAGGGTCCTTCCAGCACAATTCCCTTTAAAAAACAACAACAGAAACATCAGAATTTTGAGGTGATCGAAACTGGCTGGCCTAAAATGGATCCGCTTTTTCCTTTGGAACCAACCCTTAATGAGAAACCGGTCATTCTAATTTCTTCGACTTTTACAAAGCAATATAGCCTGGCATTAAAAGAAGAAGTGGTTGCTGAAATAGAAAGATTATCAAAAACAGGCAAATATCAATTCATGGCCGTTTTACACCCGAAGCTTCAAGCTGAAACGGTTGCAAAATTCAAGAGTTTAGAGAACGAAAATTTTAAATTCTACGACACTACAGACCTTATTCCGCTTTTCAAGAAGGCCGATATTATGTTTTCTGATACTACTTCTGCAATTATCGAATTTTTAGTGCAGCGCAAACCTGTGGTTACTTTCATAAATAATATGCCGGGGCCTTATGTTATTGATATTGATAAAGTCCAGGATATAGAAACATCTATTGATCATGCCTTAACGCGACCAAAAAAATTAATGGAAGAAATTGAAAAATTCGCAGAATTTTCTCACCCATTTAAGGATGGAAGATCAAGTGAACGCGTTATCCAGGCTAGTATTGATCTATTGCATACCGATAAGTCTTATTTAAAGAAAAAACCCCTGAACCTTATTCGACGCTATAAAATTAGAAAGCAACTTAATTATTTTAGTCTTAAGTCCTACAGGAAAGCTCCTTATCTTCAGAAAAAAAATTAA
- a CDS encoding glycosyltransferase family 9 protein, whose amino-acid sequence MKMIGDVLTSSILFEVLRKEFPDAELHYLIYKQSLPVVENNPNIDKIILTDKDQNFKGLVKQVRKEKYYAVIDVYSNLKTALVTGLSRAKLRIAYDKKYTRPFCTHVFSRNIEAKTPAGAAIEKRMRLLSPLSSNFPVEIKPKIYLKKEEIEHARKKLENAKIDLSKSLIMIGALGSSKNKTYPLNFLAEILDEIVLHTNANLLLNYIPSQRTEVEKLYDFCCTKTQQKIHLELYADSLREFLALTSHCAALIGNEGGAINMAKALNIPTFAIFSPPLNKENWNMYEDEKRNISVHLKDHKPELFLNKSYKNLVKKNDDLYQLLKPSLLLPRLRHFLNQNSK is encoded by the coding sequence ATGAAAATGATTGGGGATGTGCTCACATCCTCAATCCTGTTTGAAGTACTTCGGAAGGAATTTCCGGATGCCGAATTACATTATCTCATCTATAAGCAAAGTCTTCCCGTAGTTGAAAATAACCCGAATATTGATAAAATCATTTTAACTGATAAAGATCAAAACTTTAAAGGTCTTGTAAAACAGGTTCGTAAAGAAAAGTACTACGCGGTTATTGATGTATATTCAAACTTAAAAACAGCATTAGTAACAGGACTTTCCAGAGCAAAATTGAGAATCGCTTACGACAAAAAATATACGCGACCATTTTGCACCCATGTATTTAGCAGAAATATAGAAGCTAAAACTCCGGCAGGAGCCGCTATAGAGAAAAGAATGAGATTACTCTCTCCACTTTCTTCTAATTTCCCGGTAGAAATAAAACCAAAGATTTATCTTAAAAAGGAGGAAATTGAGCATGCCAGAAAGAAGCTGGAAAATGCCAAAATTGATTTATCTAAAAGCCTTATTATGATTGGTGCTCTGGGTAGTTCAAAAAACAAGACCTATCCCTTAAATTTCCTTGCTGAAATACTGGATGAAATAGTTCTACATACCAATGCCAACTTATTATTAAATTATATTCCGTCACAACGAACTGAAGTTGAAAAACTTTATGACTTCTGCTGCACAAAAACTCAACAAAAAATACATCTTGAATTATATGCTGACTCACTAAGAGAATTCCTGGCTCTGACCTCTCACTGTGCTGCGCTAATTGGAAATGAGGGCGGCGCAATAAATATGGCTAAGGCGCTAAATATTCCAACTTTTGCCATATTCTCACCACCTCTTAATAAAGAGAACTGGAATATGTATGAGGATGAAAAGCGAAATATTTCTGTACATCTCAAAGATCATAAACCCGAATTATTTCTCAACAAATCCTACAAGAACCTGGTAAAAAAGAACGATGACCTATACCAGTTACTAAAGCCCTCCCTGCTCCTACCCAGGCTAAGACACTTTCTAAATCAAAATTCTAAATGA
- a CDS encoding 2,3,4,5-tetrahydropyridine-2,6-dicarboxylate N-succinyltransferase, whose product MDQLRAKIEEAWNNRDLLKDTQTTDAIRNVVDLLDKGQLRVAEPTTDGWQVNEWVKKAVVLYFPIQKMETLEAGIFEYHDKIPLKKGYKEKGIRVVPNAVARHGAYISSGVIMMPSYVNIGAYVDEGTMVDTWATVGSCAQIGKNVHLSGGVGIGGVLEPLQAAPVIVEDNAFLGSRSIVVEGIRIEKEAVLGANVVLTASTKIIDVTGEEPREFKGYVPARSVVIPGSYTKKFPAGDFQVPCALIIGKRKESTNKKTSLNDALREYNVAV is encoded by the coding sequence ATGGACCAGTTACGAGCGAAAATTGAAGAGGCCTGGAACAACAGAGACCTTTTAAAAGATACTCAAACCACCGATGCAATTAGAAATGTAGTTGACCTTTTAGATAAAGGACAGCTTCGTGTTGCTGAACCTACTACTGATGGATGGCAAGTAAATGAATGGGTAAAGAAGGCAGTGGTGCTTTATTTCCCAATTCAAAAAATGGAAACCCTTGAAGCAGGTATTTTTGAATACCATGATAAAATTCCGCTTAAAAAAGGATATAAAGAGAAAGGAATTCGTGTAGTCCCGAATGCAGTTGCCAGGCATGGTGCTTATATTTCTTCCGGAGTGATCATGATGCCTAGTTATGTTAATATTGGTGCATATGTAGATGAAGGAACCATGGTAGACACCTGGGCGACTGTTGGGAGCTGTGCGCAAATTGGTAAAAATGTACATTTAAGCGGTGGTGTTGGAATTGGTGGCGTATTAGAACCTTTGCAAGCTGCCCCCGTAATTGTAGAAGACAATGCATTTCTTGGCTCAAGAAGTATTGTGGTGGAAGGAATTCGTATTGAAAAAGAAGCCGTTCTTGGAGCGAACGTGGTACTTACCGCCTCTACGAAAATAATCGACGTTACTGGAGAGGAACCAAGAGAATTTAAGGGCTACGTTCCTGCCAGATCTGTGGTTATTCCAGGAAGCTACACTAAAAAATTCCCTGCGGGTGACTTCCAGGTGCCTTGCGCATTGATCATTGGAAAACGTAAAGAGAGTACTAATAAGAAAACCTCACTGAACGACGCTTTACGTGAATATAATGTAGCTGTGTAG
- the ruvX gene encoding Holliday junction resolvase RuvX translates to MARILALDYGTKRTGVAVTDELKMIASGLTTVQTPELLKFLDDYFKNEEVERVLVGEPKRMDDTPSQSEAHIQEFLKEFSKKFPEMPLERVDERFTSKMAVQSMIDGGLKKKKRRDKALVDEISATIILQTWLYE, encoded by the coding sequence ATGGCCAGAATATTAGCGCTGGATTACGGAACAAAGAGAACAGGAGTAGCTGTTACCGATGAGTTGAAAATGATCGCTTCTGGTTTGACCACTGTTCAAACACCTGAGCTTTTAAAATTTCTTGACGACTATTTTAAGAATGAAGAAGTGGAACGTGTTTTGGTTGGAGAACCAAAACGAATGGATGATACTCCGTCGCAAAGTGAAGCACACATTCAAGAGTTTTTGAAGGAGTTTTCTAAAAAATTTCCAGAAATGCCGTTGGAAAGAGTAGATGAACGATTTACCAGTAAAATGGCGGTGCAAAGCATGATCGATGGAGGTTTGAAGAAAAAGAAACGACGCGATAAAGCGCTGGTGGATGAGATTAGTGCGACGATCATCCTGCAGACCTGGCTTTATGAATAA
- the def gene encoding peptide deformylase produces the protein MILPIVAYGDPVLKKKAKDIDKDYPKLEELINNMWDTMYNAYGVGLAAPQIGLPIRMFMIDPAPFAEDEELDEAEQEALKDMRKVFINPQIIEETGEEWSFSEGCLSIPEVREDVFRQPDITIEYYDENWKKNTETYSGLAARVIQHEYDHIEGILFTDKLSSLKKRLIKSKLANISKGKINVEYKMRFPNAKKAR, from the coding sequence ATGATATTACCAATTGTAGCATACGGAGATCCGGTTTTAAAAAAGAAAGCCAAAGATATAGATAAGGATTATCCAAAACTGGAAGAATTGATCAACAATATGTGGGATACCATGTATAATGCCTACGGGGTTGGTCTTGCTGCTCCGCAAATTGGATTGCCAATTAGAATGTTTATGATAGATCCTGCCCCTTTTGCAGAAGATGAAGAACTTGATGAGGCAGAACAGGAGGCATTGAAAGATATGCGTAAGGTTTTTATCAATCCTCAGATCATCGAAGAAACAGGAGAGGAATGGTCTTTTAGTGAAGGTTGTTTAAGTATTCCTGAGGTGCGCGAAGATGTCTTTAGACAGCCAGATATCACCATAGAGTATTATGATGAAAACTGGAAAAAAAATACCGAAACCTATTCGGGATTAGCCGCGAGAGTTATTCAGCATGAGTATGATCATATTGAAGGGATCTTATTTACAGATAAACTTTCCAGCCTGAAAAAGAGACTTATAAAAAGTAAACTGGCAAACATTTCAAAGGGGAAGATCAACGTAGAATATAAAATGCGCTTTCCAAATGCAAAAAAAGCCCGATAA
- a CDS encoding DUF5606 domain-containing protein, producing MGLDKILAISGKPGLYELTTQTRGGFVAKSMLDGKKIAVNMRHNVSILSEIAIYTYTEEIPLGEVFQKIKEKEDGGAAINHKSSKKELEDYFSEILPDFDEDRVYASDMKKIFQWYNILIENGFTDFSKEEKSEENKDEEE from the coding sequence ATGGGATTAGATAAAATTCTTGCCATTTCTGGAAAACCTGGATTATATGAGCTTACTACTCAAACCAGAGGCGGATTTGTTGCAAAATCTATGCTTGATGGAAAGAAGATAGCTGTAAATATGCGTCACAATGTGAGTATTTTGAGCGAGATCGCTATTTATACATATACTGAAGAGATTCCGCTTGGTGAAGTTTTTCAAAAGATAAAGGAAAAGGAAGATGGCGGTGCTGCCATCAATCACAAATCTTCAAAAAAGGAGCTGGAAGATTATTTTTCTGAGATTCTTCCAGATTTTGATGAGGACAGGGTTTATGCCAGTGACATGAAGAAAATTTTTCAGTGGTATAATATTTTAATTGAAAACGGTTTTACTGATTTTTCTAAGGAGGAAAAATCAGAAGAAAATAAAGACGAAGAAGAATAG